A part of Babylonia areolata isolate BAREFJ2019XMU chromosome 6, ASM4173473v1, whole genome shotgun sequence genomic DNA contains:
- the LOC143282944 gene encoding WASH complex subunit 3-like → MDADGLPLVGPGIDYTKVEAINQKRTIAFINHFITHTSRFLNRFSCVCEEKLEGLHGRIQQLEISLSLLEAKLSSIPGLENVTAPTTATTTPSSGTAAAPATEATAAAPAAAAPPTDSSSSAPVPVAAPEPEAPKEEAPPANPVSKDPRYMKFFKMLQYGIPEHAVKNKMGMEGLDPNMLDTPDAPAPPDDAPKKDDDDDDTDEASDSDASFSD, encoded by the exons ATGGACGCTGATGGTCTACCCCTTGTTGGTCCAGGAATAGACTACACAAAG GTTGAGGCTATCAACCAGAAGCGTACAATAGCCTTTATCAACCATTTCATCACTCACACTTCACGTTTCTTGAATCGGTTTTCCTGTGTATGCGAGGAGAAACTAGAAGGCCTGCATGGGCGCATCCAGCAACTGGAGATTTCACTCAGTCTCTTAGAAGCAAAG CTGTCCTCGATTCCTGGTCTTGAAAATGTTACTGCTCCCACAACTGCCACCACAACCCCCAGCAGTGGCACGGCAGCTGCACCAGCAACAGAGGCCACAGCAGCAGCTCCGGCAGCAGCAGCCCCACCTACAGACTCTTCATCATCAGCACCTGTCCCTGTG GCTGCACCAGAACCTGAGGCCCCTAAAGAAGAGGCCCCACCAGCCAACCCTGTCTCTAAAGACCCACGTTACATGAAATTCTTCAAGATGTTGCAATAT GGTATACCAGAACATGCGGTAAAGAACAAGATGGGCATGGAGGGACTGGATCCAAATATGTTAGA CACTCCTGATGCTCCTGCCCCGCCAGATGATGCCCCCAagaaagacgatgacgacgatgacactgATGAGGCTTCCGACAGTGATGCCAGCTTCAGTGATTAA